From Miscanthus floridulus cultivar M001 chromosome 15, ASM1932011v1, whole genome shotgun sequence, the proteins below share one genomic window:
- the LOC136508686 gene encoding E3 ubiquitin-protein ligase RSL1-like produces the protein MAATSSFGDDADLMVVDDLYLIAVCQGINQADATGLMAISDEEYAAELQLQEVIVSSAMAVIVNSGMAATAAQSSLMPQLDSAVVVHTANNDTAAAETPVLAVAEYSCSSSSSSSSPPPPLAAPATGEDDATAVATCKICLDYVPPSHVHHASRGCAHAFCTACLSGYISAKTQGGRISDVKCPGDGEDCCNVLDPEQCQGIISGEAFEAWCAALCMSMVEGAGNFCYCPFNDCSEILVDDHGGDVPESECPACRRLFCARCGVPWHAGISCAEYGQLAPGDKGKEDLVVLEMAKGEKWKRCPHCKFLVDKSEGCVHITCRCGFQFCYACGEPWGQSHHCNTA, from the exons ATGGCTGCCACTTCTTCCTTTGGCGACGACGCTGACCTCATGGTTGTCGACGACCTGTACTTGATAGCAGTTTGCCAAGGAATAAACCAAGCAGACGCCACCGGGCTCATGGCGATATCGGACGAGGAGTACGCCGCGGAACTCCAGCTCCAAGAGGTGATTGTTTCCTCCGCCATGGCGGTGATTGTTAATTCTGGCATGGCAGCGACTGCTGCACAATCATCGCTCATGCCGCAGCTTGATAGCGCCGTCGTCGTGCACACTGCCAACAATGACACGGCAGCTGCTGAGACGCCCGTGCTTGCCGTAGCTGAGTatagctgctcctcctcctcctcctcctcctcgcctccgccaCCTCTTGCAGCCCCTGCCACCGGGGAAGACGACGCAACTGCGGTGGCAACTTGCAAGATCTGCCTGGACTACGTGCCACCGTCGCACGTGCACCACGCAAGTCGCGGCTGCGCACACGCCTTCTGCACAGCCTGCCTCTCCGGCTACATCAGCGCAAAGACCCAAGGCGGCCGCATCTCCGACGTCAAGTGTCCGGGGGACGGGGAGGACTGCTGCAACGTCCTTGACCCCGAACAATGCCAAGGCATCATATCCGGCGAGGCTTTCGAGGCCTGGTGCGCCGCACTGTGCATGTCCATGGTGGAGGGGGCCGGCAACTTTTGCTACTGCCCCTTCAACGACTGCTCGGAGATCTTGGTGGACGATCACGGCGGCGACGTGCCGGAGTCGGAGTGCCCGGCATGCAGGAGGCTGTTCTGTGCACGGTGCGGCGTGCCATGGCACGCTGGCATTAGCTGTGCCGAGTATGGGCAATTAGCACCTGGGGACAAGGGGAAGGAGGACTTAGTGGTGCTGGAGATGGCCAAGGGGGAGAAGTGGAAGAGGTGCCCCCATTGCAAGTTCTTGGTCGACAAAAGCGAAGGCTGTGTGCACATAACTTGCAG GTGTGGCTTCCAGTTCTGCTATGCATGTGGCGAGCCGTGGGGGCAGTCTCATCATTGCAACACGGCGTGA
- the LOC136508975 gene encoding E3 ubiquitin-protein ligase RSL1-like encodes MAATSSFGDDADLMVVDDLYLIAVCQGINQADATGLMAISDEEYAAELQLQEVIVSSAMAVIVNSGMAATAAQSSLMPQLDSAVVVHTANNDTAAAETPVLAVAESSSSSSSSPPPPLAVAAPATGEDDATAVATCKICLDYVPPSHVHHASRGCAHAFCTACLSGYISAKTQGGRISDVKCPGDGEDCCNVLDPELCQGIISGEAFEAWCAALCMSMVEGAGNFCYCPFNDCSEILVDDRGGDVPGSECPACRRLFCARCRVPWHAGISCAEYGQLAPGDKGKEDLVVLEMAKGEKWKRCPQCKFLVDKRDGCVHITCRCGFHFCYACGEPWGQSHQCNAA; translated from the exons ATGGCTGCCACTTCTTCCTTTGGCGACGACGCTGACCTCATGGTTGTCGACGACCTGTACTTGATAGCAGTTTGCCAAGGAATAAACCAAGCAGACGCCACCGGGCTCATGGCGATATCGGACGAGGAGTACGCCGCGGAACTCCAGCTCCAAGAGGTGATTGTTTCCTCCGCCATGGCGGTGATTGTTAATTCTGGCATGGCAGCGACTGCTGCACAATCATCGCTCATGCCGCAGCTTGATAGCGCCGTCGTCGTGCACACTGCCAACAATGACACGGCAGCTGCTGAGACGCCCGTGCTTGCCGTAGctgagtcctcctcctcctcctcctcctcgcctccgccaCCTCTTGCAGTTGCAGCCCCTGCCACCGGGGAAGACGACGCAACTGCGGTGGCAACTTGCAAGATCTGCCTGGACTACGTGCCACCGTCGCACGTGCACCACGCAAGTCGCGGCTGCGCACACGCCTTCTGCACAGCCTGCCTCTCCGGCTACATCAGCGCAAAGACCCAAGGCGGCCGCATCTCCGACGTCAAGTGTCCGGGGGACGGGGAGGACTGCTGCAACGTCCTTGACCCCGAACTCTGCCAAGGCATCATATCCGGCGAGGCTTTCGAGGCCTGGTGCGCCGCACTGTGCATGTCCATGGTGGAGGGGGCCGGCAACTTTTGCTACTGCCCCTTCAACGACTGCTCGGAGATCTTGGTGGACGATCGCGGCGGCGACGTGCCGGGGTCGGAGTGCCCGGCGTGCAGGAGGCTGTTTTGTGCACGGTGCCGCGTGCCATGGCACGCTGGCATTAGCTGTGCCGAGTATGGGCAATTAGCACCTGGGGACAAGGGGAAGGAGGACTTAGTGGTGCTGGAGATGGCCAAGGGGGAGAAGTGGAAGAGGTGCCCCCAATGCAAGTTCTTGGTCGACAAACGCGACGGCTGTGTGCACATAACTTGCAG GTGTGGCTTCCACTTCTGCTATGCATGTGGCGAGCCGTGGGGGCAGTCTCATCAGTGCAATGCGGCGTGA